The window ggggctggggatgggtctcagtggtacagtgcttcaTTAGCATTAAGGCCccaggtttaattcccagcactgggggtgggggtgggggagagaaacaaacagaatttctatttttgtaattGAGGGGTATGAAATcactaaaaaagcaaacaaatcctGTAAGAATTCCCATTCTAGGTAATTGTACATTTGTTTCCTACTGTAGTTAATTTTGAGATTTGTCTTAGTTTCCAAAATAACCTGTTTCTCCATAACTTCCCTTACTGCTCAGGTAGCCATCTGTTCACACTGAAGAGAAAGGACACTCACCTTCATAATCTCTTACTGAATCTTCCGTCCGGACCCCAGCCATGTTATACTGGCTGCTCACAGACTgagaaagcattccttctaatcTCTCCAGTGTAGCTTGCCCTTCTGCTGTTAAATGGGATAATCCTTCTTCATAGGTATAAAATGTAGGAATATCCCCCTGCCCTTGTtctaaacaaacagaaaacttttAAGCCATTATACAACAATTAGAAAAAACAAGATGAATAATTAATACATTTGCTAAAGATGAGGTAGAGTAAAAAAACATTTCCGGAGAAACACCTCCAACATTCACTGATGTGGACACTGTTGAAGACAAATATAAAGAGAATGTCCCTACCCTCCAACATGAGAAAGGTTTCCTAGAGGTAATAAACCAGTAAGTAGCAATTCCCAGAGAAAGAAATGTCGGGAGAATACAAGGAAAAAAGAGGGTCAAGGAGTCCTATATTATTGCAGGTGGAATTTTACAGGTGAGAGTAAATCAGTTTGATATTAATTTGTACTGAAGGTTTTATTCTGATTAAAATACATGCTTttcagaaattttggaaaataccaaaaggataaaaaataaaaaccactcaaAAATGAGACATATTTAGATAATGtgaaggaaaatttcagaaatgagtGTAAGGCCAAGAATCTGGGATATATGAAGGAAAAGTGCTGTGGACACCCAGATTAGTGTTTGGAAGatcagtgggggaaaaaaacaaacaaacaaacaaacaaacaaacaaacaaagagaatTCACATGCCTCAAACTATGAGACTCTACTAGGTTAGTGAATATAATTCTAGTCTGGGAATGCAAcggaaaatatttttagataaatgaAGAATAGTCTGGGAAGGAAAAACTGACCTTGACAGTAAGCTGTTAgaagaaatacattaaataagACAGAGATGACTCAGCTTCTCAAGGGATGGAGACAGGTCTGTTCTCTTGGGGCAGCTACTTCAGTTTAAGACCCTTTTCTGACTATCCatcacttttctttccttctatttatctCTATTTATTCATGTTCTCCCACCAATAACATTTTTACCCTCCAACTTGGAAAGCTCCCATATTCTCCCAGTTCAATTGTTGATAGGGCTTAGGCATTAAGTATGCCACTGTATGGGTTAGTTTTATTTGTAACTGTTTTATACTGGCAGCTTCTTGGATACATAAAGGACTATAATCCCCTACCCTGAATACAAATAAGTgctcaaaatgaaacaaatcctGAAAATACATTTCACTAACCATGTGCTTCCACATCATATTCTTCTCCATCATAATCATCTGAGTCTTCGTCCTCAGGATCTGGATGCAAAGCCTGGCATTCACACATTGCAGTGAACATCACCTCCACTAAACAAAGacattaatttataattcatatttttggaataaaataatattttataataaaataaccaTCAGTGCAAATAAATTTAACAGGTAGATGAGGTTTACTAGGATAACAGtatttacaattttgaaattCCAAGTAGGGCTGATCCTGAAAAAGTGCCTGAGGTTGCAGACAAATCACAAACTAAGAATTCATTTCAAGATATTACTGAGATCTCTTAATGGGTGGTTGGATTTTCTGCAAAAAGTGATCGGAGTCCTTGGTCAGAATGATGAGGATAAATCCTCTCAGTTGATGGGGCACTTTCCAATGATCTCTCACTTTGGAAATGCTGTGACTATTCTACTATCCAACAGATGAGATTCACAGTAGCATAAATCAGTAAAACTAAACAGAGTCCTCTACTCACAAAATACACCAGGTAACATAGTGTATACCACACTCACAACCCTGATATTAATAGTACCTCATCCTCAATGATATTATAGatgctaaaataaagaaaaaaacagaatggagGTAATGGTGCGTCAATGGGGGAATGCTTGGTACataaagacaaaagataaatgcTATAAAACACTCACATGCTGATTTATCACTAGGCACAAATCTAAATTCAGTAATAGGTTCAACATCATCATCactgtcttcctcctcttcatcagCAAGAGATTCTTTTGATTCTTctagaaagataataaaaataactttttaatgatattactcatttgattttttggaaaaaaaaaagctagaagaatttCCTAAGAGACACTTTTTGATACATCTGAAAAActacaattcatttttttcttacagttaTTTTAGAGCTAGAAAAAGttctaggggtgtagctcagtgctacagCACTTGCCTATTATGTTCAAGGCCCTGTGATAAATCCCTAGCACTGGTGGTGATGAGACTCTGGATAGTTTCTGGTTAGTCACATTGTGCTTCACTGATTCCTAAGGATTTCAGGGTTCCCACAGAGCCACAGTGATTCCACTATCAtttgttttattacttttcatGTTAAAGCAAAGGGTTCAGAAGCAGTGTGTATCCACTGATGTGATTGACAACTAATaattcacagatgaaaaaaactAAAGCCCATGGAAGTTAACTGACCCAACAGATAAATTAAACAGTCtgaagacaacaacaacaaaaaacctcccCAAAACTGTTCAAAGAGAACTGActtagcttagtggcagagcacttgttcAGCATTTGGGAGGCCCTGAGTttcatggggtggggggtgggggtatagAGACAAATGTTGAGAGAAAGGAGTATGTGCTGGTGCAAGTGGAAATTGCTACAACCACGTTACACATTTAAGcatgtactaataaaaatataaaaaataaactgaatattcaagaaaaggaaacagatgcATTGTAACCTAATCATATTTTATAGACAActgttaaaaaatgaacaaatttggGATACATATACTTTgacatgaatacattttaaaaataaaactgaatgaaaaaGCTAGCTGCAGAATGTATGTATAACATCaattacattaaaatgttaaaacaccACACAAAACCCTTATATTGCTTATGGGCATATACATTTCAGTAAAAGTTAAAAGCATAGATAGAAGAACacataagggggctggggatgtggctcaagcggtagcgcgctccctggcatgcgtgcggcccgggttcgatcctcagcaccacatacaaacaaagatgttgtgtccgccaaaaactaaaaaataaacattaaaaaattctctctctctctctctctctctctaaaggaaaaaaagaaaattccatatGGAaaatccttatttaaaaaaaaaaaaaaggaagaacacaTAAACCTCATGATACTGTTTGACTCTCAATTTAAAGAGTAGGGGATCAAATGGGAAGTCAGACAAAAAAGGGTTTGAAAGTactgacaaaataatttttaaaagtctagtaATTATGAAAACGTTAAAATTTATGCTGGATATTGAAtaacagaaaaatgtttattattctcTGTACTTTTCaatgtttgaattttttcataataaaaaatataggtCACCAAAATATTTAAGTAGGCCCCCAAAACATTAAAACACATTCCAAATTAgtaatcttaaaaatataagttttgCTATAACAAAGTtaccattttaagaaaatgttaattttccaTGTGGATGAAGATGAGGTAGAAAGGtactcctcctcccctcctttttttttttggtagagctGGGCATCAAACCTacggcctcatgcatgccaggcaagcactcttaacACCGAACCATTTCCTCAGACCCCAAAGTATAATCTTAGTGTAGCAATTCTATTTGCAGGGATCAATTATAGGGGCACTATCCACTAAACCCTTTATGTCATGTAAGTTTATTATAGATTAgtgaaaaacatacaaataagcaataaggaaaaaaacccaaatggcCAGTATTAGTAGTTTGAAGTGacagattttctgtttctaatgttattatattgttaaatataatatacatgtCTCCTAGCTgggcaatggcacatgcctataatcctagccatTGTGGGGTTCTGAGGCAGTAGGATTCTGAGTTCCATGCCAGCTCTACACAACTAAGAAAgactcttgaaataaaaaataaaagtg is drawn from Urocitellus parryii isolate mUroPar1 chromosome 4, mUroPar1.hap1, whole genome shotgun sequence and contains these coding sequences:
- the Clns1a gene encoding methylosome subunit pICln isoform X1, coding for MLPGTMSFLKSFPPPGQDEGLRQQQPDTEAVLNGKGLGIGTLYIAESRLSWLDGSGLGFSLEYPTISLHAVSRDLNAYPREHLYVMVNAKFGEESKESLADEEEEDSDDDVEPITEFRFVPSDKSALEVMFTAMCECQALHPDPEDEDSDDYDGEEYDVEAHEQGQGDIPTFYTYEEGLSHLTAEGQATLERLEGMLSQSVSSQYNMAGVRTEDSVRDYEDGMEVDTTPTVAGQFEDADVDH